The region CGTGTAGGACTCAATAGAATATAAAATAGTGACTAGTGATTTAGAACTTTCCTTGGTGTAAcccaataaaaaatattgaaaagaatgGAGTTGTACCCTCATCTCTAGTATCAATTAAATGCAAGATTCACAAGCCAACTTCTCAATTTGAGTCTTAAATACAAAGTGGACATTACCTAGCACTTATGTAATTTCGTACAATATTGTATTCTTGTGGAAAGAGCTTGCTTAACAATATGCTCGAGTTCTACGCTCATTGACTAATTCTCTCCAATGACAAAACTTATGTTTCCATGAGTTGAAATCTAGAATCTCCATTTCCAAGTGTTGCACCATCTTATTACTCGacgtttttcttcatccaaatctaTTGATTGATATCTTCATTATTTTATAGTCTCTCTTTTCAATGTCTTCCCCCAAGCTAAACTATGCAACCAAATAGCGTTCACTTCCTTgtcaacctcaatcaaaacctaGAATAAAATACATGCACCTAGCTATCAAATATGGAATAAAATACATGCACTTGTCTAAAACAAATTAGCACTCccctaaataaatcatgtagaaaaCTTTCTCCAATACCAACCGATCGATAATCAAATCGAATATTCCATTCTAATCTCACCATCGCTGATTTTTGTTCTCTTCACTTATGTGCCGATCCAATGCACTATGCTACTGATGTGAACATTCAGAAAGCCAAAATTGGTATCTTCTACATCTACACCTTCCACTTGTATGTGGTCAAATTTTGTGCCTACAATGTTATACATAATATTTCGCACCCCTTTGTGAATTATAACAATATGTCACCCCTGTAATACCACAAGACTATTTAATAAAGAGTATGTTGACTGAATAAGATTTATGTATTTGAAATATGCTTCTTTTTTGTTGTGAGCATGTACTATGTTTTTCATCAACTCAAGACATTATTGTTGCAGTTTCTTAAGAATTTGAGTATCTGCAGTAGTTGCATAGAATGAAAATGAGCAAGCTTCAAAGACATAGGTTATATAGACATCGAAGGCATGAAAGAAGAGGTCGTGAAGCTTTAGAATGAACTGATGTATGAAGCTTTATTTTATTAGATCATTTATAAATGCATGGGAAAAGTAGAAGATTATGATATTTGCAGATCTCACTGATAATGTATGAGTTATATCTATTATCTTATTCTTGATGGAAATGCGATTGCCAATTTCTCAATATGACGACACTTTTATCTTCTTCGTATCAATCAACAAATACCTTGAGATATTGGAAATTATATTCAAAATGCGCTTACAACTTACCTTAAAATGTGTTACAGCAAAGTTAAATTTTAATGTTGTCATCAAAGGGACAAAACGACatcaatatttaattttcaatctttgGAATATGATGAGGACATACTGATGTCCAAAACAGATGCTATGAATGGCACAAGAGGACGCCAATAACCCTAAAATGATAGTTTTATTCAACGGTTAATTTTCAATCTTTGGAATATGATGAGGACATGCTGATGTCCAAAACAGATACTATGAATGGCACAAGAGGACGCCAATAACCCTAAAATGACAGTTTTATTCAACGGTGAGAAAAAAGAATTGGGAAAGACGGTCTTCATTGGGAGacctcttgtttgttttgtttagtatgcgaatttcttttgaatgtaattcACCAGTTCCTGGGTGATGCGGAAGGCCTTGCTCAAAATGGAATCGGGGAGAGGGGGATTCGCCGCAAACAGAGAATTGGCGATTGTCTGAACTCCGGGAAACTGGCTGCTCAATCCAGCTATGGCCACTGCATTTTCATGccccacattctgctggaaatgaacaagtgcctttggaaacacaaacacatctcccttctccaaAGTTTTGCTGAAAAATTTGTTGCTGgtgtcaatgaaacccacaagaagctggccttccagtaaaacaagaacttcggtggctcttgggtgtgtgtgaggaggatttattccacccacTGCGTAGTCGATGCGGACCAACGATATTCCAAACGTATTGAGGCCTGGTATCTGTTTAACGTTCGCCATCGTTACGTTGGAGCCCACATCATTGTCGGTGTTCCCTGCCTGCCCAAGTCCCCGGAAGAAGAAATCGTTTGCTGAAACTTGCATTGGGTCTTTGCAAACGAACCCGTTCACCAAAACTGTTTAAAACAAGATCAAATCAATCTGTCTGTTAGTAACTCGACTCGTCTAATAAGCAAATCATTATCATTGTTTATGTATAAATATTCTCACTCACCGTTGCTTTCCTCATCTGCAACGCAGAAATCTTGCAAGGGATCCGGATCCCCTGCCATGACCCTGTCGCTGTAACAGCATATCAACAGAAAAAGTCCCAACGTGAAGTAAATCATGCGGTTAGCCATTGTAATAGAAACGCAGACACAAGAGATCAGGATATGAATGTCTATTACAAACCCATTACACCCTTTATATAGCCCAAACCATAACTCTCCGCAAAGACTAATTCATCTTGACTCCGTATATTTCACGGATCCTTCCAGAGTTGTTGCTCTTTTCCTTACGTCACACTAAGTCTTACTGCATGTGGTTGTCTCGCCTGCTACCGCAGATGCATTCTCACCATCCTTTCATTAACgttgaaattttctatcttctcccTGCCCTGCTGCGTATGCCTATCTCAAGATCAACTTACCTCCTGCCTTACACGTATTCTCGCCATCGCCATCATTTTAGCAATGTGGAATTGTTTAGACTTAATTGGAACGGTGGGCTTCTTCAAAGGAAACAATATATAAATCTTTCTCCACCGTGGGAGAATCGGTATGAGAGGAAAGTTTCTTTCTTGGAGTTGGATATTGGCCTAAAGACTGTCCATGCTTTGTACCCTTTTTCAATGAGATTTTTATCTCTcgtcatttaaattaatttatgttattcAATGTTTATTTCTCAGATTGTCTATGTTCTAGGACAGAAAAACATTGCTCAAAATAACTTATGTTCATTTACTTTACATTGAATGCGTCGATTAGAATATctatttcacatccatctacaaTTTTGAAGTCAAGTAGGTGTATTACTTTTCTTTAGCAGTTTTGGAGACCTAAATTATAGGTTTAAGACAACATATGCAAACATAAGAACCAATTTATGGAGGATAAATGTATAAGAAGATAGATTTTGGAGAGGTATTCTACAAGAAAAAAAACTTTTTGGTGGTGTTGAGAATCCCATCTTGGAAGAGACCATGTTGTCCAAGGGATCTAGTATTTAGAATTATTTAAGATCGTTTTATTTTTCCAAACCCTAGAGGGTAGATGGGTAGCGGAAATAGAATCAGGTTTTGACATTACAATTCACTAGAATCCATCACCTCTATAAGATATAACCTTATTAAGACGTTGATGTCTGATTTTCAGAATGTCATGGGTGAGTAGTTTGAATGCATCTTGAACTACCTTGGGTCAAGGTACAACAGTGACTAAAAATCGTACCGCTTCCAATACTCATAACTATAATGAATGTAAACCGCGATATTTTAGAGAAAAGAGCCTTCATTCTCAAACTGTTGATGGGTGCGAAAACATTGCTCACGTTGCGTTGAGTGCGTTGCTTAGATTGTCTCTTTCACATCCATCTACAGTTGAACTCGGCCAAAACTTAATCTTTAGGTGAGTGTGTTGTTGTAAAtgaagtgcattgttgtaaatgaagTAGGTGTCTTTTCTAGCAGTTTTGGAGATCAAAATTTTACCTTTAGGTGAGTGAATTCTCTTTAATAAAGTAGGTTTACTACTTTTTCTAATGTTTGAGATCTGTCTATTTCCATTTTTCGACACCAAAACTTTTCGTCCAGTTGACTGCATTGTCCTCTCGATTCTCCTTTTAACAAAGTACATACAGTTGAtttagatgatttattttttattatttttgtgagatatatgtttatttaatattttttttaacttaatgTTTTGATGAATTAGTTGTTTGGGGTAACtaaataggaaaatataatattaaagattAGTTTTTTCCTCTTACTTCAATCAAATATATGAGAAAAGTATTTCATATTGATTagacatttcattttatttatttttatttatattgattgaattttcttttcttttatatcaaataatatgacaattataaatagtttataaaaaatattcaatttgagAAGTAAAAAATGCGTTAAAAGTGATATATTGGGATGATTCTTGGTTGGGAAACGTTTAGTTCCATGATCCCTTGTTTACCTATCAAGAATTATCTTTTTACTCTCTTTGGATAAGGGTGGCTAACTAATGAACTTTTTACAATTAAGAAATCAAAGTGATCAACAATCGAATATAAGGAACAAAGAGAGTGAGAGGGGGAATAAAATTCTACACCTGATCGATTCATGATTATAATAAGTGGTTCATATTATAGAAGAGCAAGTCAATAAAACAGTTTGGTCATATTTTACGCTAGTATAATCTCAGTTTTCTTGATAACTACTCgagtacatttttttttaatatctctcATAGGTTTTACCTTGTCTTTCATACCACACTCACAATCTCCAATTCCCCATTGAGTTTCCACAAATGACTAATACGAAAGGTAAATCTACATCCATGTAAGAGCATGGACACCGGGAGTGATCTAATATTGGATGCAATTAAGTGAGGAATATTTTTTGAATGAATCCCTATACTTTTGGACCCTTTAATGACATGGTTTGCATAAGTAAGAAAATGTTTATTAATGTAGAGAGCATGGTTTTAGGTACTTTTCTATGTGGAGGTGATACAAATATGCATGGGTAGCCTATGCGGTTACAGATGATTGTGGTTCTTCCATCAACGCTATTCTCTTTTTTATTGAATGATATG is a window of Cryptomeria japonica unplaced genomic scaffold, Sugi_1.0 HiC_scaffold_468, whole genome shotgun sequence DNA encoding:
- the LOC131058037 gene encoding putative germin-like protein 2-1, encoding MANRMIYFTLGLFLLICCYSDRVMAGDPDPLQDFCVADEESNVLVNGFVCKDPMQVSANDFFFRGLGQAGNTDNDVGSNVTMANVKQIPGLNTFGISLVRIDYAVGGINPPHTHPRATEVLVLLEGQLLVGFIDTSNKFFSKTLEKGDVFVFPKALVHFQQNVGHENAVAIAGLSSQFPGVQTIANSLFAANPPLPDSILSKAFRITQELVNYIQKKFAY